GAGGACTTGACCTGAAGTAGTAGTGAAATTCTCTTACGAACAAATTCTCTGTAAAGTTTTGAGGGAACAAACCTCAACTAAATACCGATTACATTTTCCGGTGACTATGGCGAGAGGGATCACCCGTTCCCATCCCGAACACGGCAGTTAAGCCTCTCAGCGCTGATGGTACTTGGACCGCAGGGTCCTGGGAGAGTAGGACGTTGCCGGATTTTAATATGAAGAACCACTTGTGAGAGCAAGTGGTTCTTCTCATTGACAAACACCATCAGCAGTTAAGGGTGGATGTATTCCTCCGGCGGGCAACGTCTCCGCCGGCAGCGGCTCCCGCAGTGGCGGGTTTACCCCAAGGGTACCGCCACCTCTAAGCACTAAAGTGCTAAGAGGTGCCATGGCCAGCCCGGCCGGACGACAGACACCGCCTTCCGGAACACATCGACCCTTAACAAAAACCTGATTTTGTCAACAGGTTAAACCACTTGATTTTTACAAAGAGTTTTTCATATTTGAGCAAGATAGAAGAAAAAAGGAAGGTTTGCGCTAAGCGCAAACCAAAAATTTTTAAGGTGGCAGATATGTTCCGGAAGGATGAGTCTGACGTCAGCCGGCCCACGAGCTGAGCGAGTGGCAAGCCGGCTGAGTTGTAGCCATCCTGGAGGAATATATCTGCCACCCTCCATCAGCGCGACCCGAGCTTCAGACTTGTGACAGCAATCCTTCACTGAGGGAAGAACGCTATTGATGTTTTCATTTATGTCATTTCCGGGAGCCTACTCATATACTATAAAACTAGCCGAAATATAGTTCGCGTCATAAAGGTTATTTCCTCCTTATGGAGAATATTCCATATAAAAGCATAACGACAAAGGTGTTGAGGTCGTTGAAAAAGAGATGGATTGTGTTACTTGGGATTTTAGCTGTCTGGCTGACAGTTTCCTTAGCTGCTTATATTAACAATACGGTAACCATGAAAACCATGTACCTGCCCGAGTGGAAACTTAGCGAAGATAACCCGGTGCAAATTAAAGAGATTCGAATTATTAATAAAGAGAGTAAGTCTCCAGAAATTCCTGATAACATTTGGAACAGATTGATTTTGAAATCAAATTGGGTTCCCGATAGCGCCAAATATTTTCTTGTCAGAGTAATCCGTTTCTACAGTTTTACCTATGATAAATCTAATTCATGGATACTTGAGGCCTCGGGATGCTATCTTGATGCTGATGCTGAAGCTGATGTTGAGGTTAAGTCTAATTTTCCTGATATTGATTTAAAGATTAACGGTGCAGATGTTGTTACCCAGGGTATGAGCAGTAGGGGTAATGAAGAAAGCAATTTTAGGCTTTTTACTGCCAGGGCGCAAAATATTGGACATAATGTTAAGTCAATTGAGATTTTATGGGAGTGGAACGGTAAAAACGGTCAACAGACTTACACTAATGATTTTACCTCTATCTCCTACAGTTTTTTTGACAGCAAACCCGGGGAATACCAAAACTTCGACCCTGAAGTGGCAGCATCAGAGGCTTTTTGGAATTATCTAAAAGGAAAAGATGCTGATGGATTTGCACTTGCCAGATCTGAATTAGAACAAAAATTAATGTGGATCAAAGGCCACGAGGATATGAGTGTGCAAACGATTACGAGGTATGTTGGAAATTGCGCTGGGTTTGACGGCGTCATGTCTGTAAAATTCAGTTGTACTTTAGAACCAGAGATCACTGGAATTGAGACCACTGATGTGAGCCAAGTATTTTACTTGGTGCAACAGAATGGGAAGTGGAAAATTATTTATATTGGGCCCGCAGATTGCTGAAAGATACCAGTGGCTGTCCGCAATTGGCCCAGAGCTGAGCGAAGCATGAAACTATTCGATTTGAAAATTCATAAAGGAATAGCCACCGGTTTTAATTCCGGTGGCTATTATCTATATATGGGGATTTTAGATAGCAATTGATGTTAAACTTCTCTTCCGGTATCTAAACTTTTTTCATGGTGAACTCTTCAAACTGACCTTCACATGGTTTACCGGCGGCGACGCGGATGGACTTGCGGCTAGGATATATTATAATTGAAGCCTGAGTGGAAAATACTGCACCATGGCGGCAAATCGTATTTTCTCCCGGAACCTCTTCATTATGATCAGCAAGTATCTCTTCAATAGAGTCGGGGTTTATTGCTCCTTTGGAGAGCAATTGTTCGGCCCTTGAGTATCTTGAAAGGCTGGAGTTATATACAGCTTCTCCTCGCAGCCGGGGTAAGGCTTTATCACCCCATTTGGCATCCATAGGAAATTGATTTTTTGTCATTTCCGGCGATGTATAGTGGTTTGTGGCAATGATATAGTTATTTTCGGCCAACCGCTGAGCTGAGCTTGACCTGCTGGTTTCCAGCACTCTCATGTCACCTGAAGCGTCAGCCAGCAGAATACTGGCCCCTGCATCCCTGTTGTGCCGGTTAATTAATCTGGCAGCTTCTTCAACAGTGTAACATGTTTCCAGCGCCTCCTGGAGAACAATGCTAAGGGGGATACTTTTAATGCTAAGACTGTCAGACGGGTAAGCAAAAGTATGCAGAAAACATAACCCGTGTTCGTTTACCCCCGCATGGGCTCCTGAAGAAAAGGCCAGAGATACGTCAAGTGTCTGGCAGCCAGCCATGGGCTTGTTTCTCCTGACAAAAAGCATGTCCTGGTAAGGAAGGGTATAGTCCAGGTTCTTAATCAATACAGGTTCACCTGTATTGGTAGCCTCCGGCTTGATGCCCATTATGGTTCCGGATCCAAGTGCATACATACTGGGTTTGGGCGTAAGCTCCATTTCAATTGCCTGGAGCAGGTAGATAATTTTCTCGGGTATGTCTGCACCTGAAGCAATCCCTTTGATTCGCTCATGCTGTTCGGGGAGTGCATCTTTAACAATCTTTTTCAGAAAGTTTTCGGCTTTCTGTTGACAATGGATAAGATAAAGGGCTTTGGGAGCAAATTTTGCTTTTCGAATCATCTCCAGGTGCTGAGAATCAGAAAAAATTTCCCAAGCAGCATGAATGGCCTGTTTGCCCATTCGGCCCTGCTGTATGCCTACCATATAATGAGAACCCATACAGTCCAAGAATCTGACAGCCATTTTTTTACCCTCCTCGGTCACGAAGGTTCTAGCAGCAACTTATATAAACATTTAAACAATTTTTGACAAAATCCTTCTTTTTAATATAATTAATTAGTAATTTCTTGTAGGAGAGGAAAGAACTATCTCATCTAAAGGCCAATCACGTAGGGCGTGTTTACCTCAAAAGACAAAACCCCCCAATGGAGACATCCTGAGGATATATTCCAAATAAGGGGTCCCCGGTTCAGGAAAATGGTTGTGTGTTCAGATAGGCAAGCTTTTATGGTTATGCCATGTAGTCGATATTGAGTGCCTCGGTCACTTTCCTGACATAATTACGAGTTTCCTTAAAAGGTGGAATTCCACCGTATTTATTTACATTGCCCGGACCAGCATTATATGCGGCCAGGGCTAGCTGCAGGTTTCCGTCGAACTTATCCAGCATCTGCTTCAGATATTTTGCCCCTGCTTCTATATTCTCAGCAGGGTTAAAAGGGTTATTAACCCCCAGGTACTTAGCTGTTTGCGGCATTAACTGCATTAATCCCTGGGCGCCTGCCGAGGATTGGGCACCAGTGTCAAAATTGGATTCAACCTTAATTACCGCTTTTATAAGTTCCGGCTGCAGCCCATGCCGCCGGGCTGCGTCCATAATCAGTGTGTTAAAATCAGGGTGAGCGTCTGCGGATTTACTGCTCCTGGCTGTTAGAGTCCTCTTTTGGCCCAAGGGGCTAACTGTTCCCGGATATCTAACCTTATTAAAAGCCTCTGTTAATTTCATAAAAAGATATGTTTCGACAAAATTCCACACATTAATATCTCCTTCCCCACCTATTTCCATAATAATCCGAGAAGCAGAATTTGTAAAGAACCTTTATAGTATTTGGTACATAGAATAGTATATGGTTATATTACAGGAAACTTGTCAACAATACAGACTCAGGGAAAAATAATTGGGATTACTATTTACTTAAGTTTATATATAATGGAAAGGAAGGTTAGGGGGAACGTTAATGAAGGGCTTGGTTCATTGCAGTTTTTGCGCTGAAAAGATTTATGAAGGCGAAGAAGGATTTAAATTACTGGGACGGTATATATGTGAAAAATGTGAAAAGAAGATTGTCGATTCTACAGTAGAGGATAAATCTTACTTTCTTTTAAAGGAGAAGGTGAGGAACATTTGGTTTACCTGCTGAATTTGACAGTGAGTATTTTCACTGTTTTTTTTTATATTAGGCAGGGGCAAAAAGGAATTTACCTTAAATAAGGCGAATTCAACAGTGAGAAAGGGGCTTATTCCAATGCACAAGTCCGGGTATATGCCTTTAATAGAGGCTCTGGTGAAGAACAAAAAGAGGAATATTGTTCCCTTTCATATGCCGGGTCACAAGAAGGGCCGGGGCATCCACCGGAAATTTGCCCGTTTAATGCGGACCAACCCTTTTGCTTTAGATATGACCGAAATTCCCGGGCTGGATGACCTTCACAATCCTATGGGGCCGATAAAAGAGTCACAGCAACGGGCTGCCCGGCTTTTTGGTGCAGACAGGACTTTTTTTCTCGTAAATGGTTCTACTGTAGGAATACATGCAGCTCTTTTATCGGTATGCAGGAGAGGAGAAGAAGTATTACTTCCCAGGGACATGCACCGCTCGGTAATAGGGGCGTGTATTCTTGCCGGTCTGAAGCCAAGGTATTTACCTCTGCAGCTGGATGCCGAGTATCTGATACCTTATCCCCCTGCACCTGAGGAAATTGCTGTGATGCTTGAAAGATACCCTCTGATTAGGGCAGTATTTCAGGTTTATCCTTCGTATTACGGATTAGCCGGAGATCTGTCAAGAACTGCGGAAGTAGTTCATCGTTATAATATACCGCTGGTTGTTGATGAGGCTCACGGGGCTCACTTTATATTCAGTGATGAATTGCCCCAAACAGCGCTGCAGTCAGGCGCTGACATAAGTATTCAGAGTACCCATAAAACCCTGGATGCCTTTACACAGGCATCTATGCTTCACGTAAAAAGCAAAATTATTGATGACAGCCAAATAGCCCGGCAGCTCGGGATTCTCCAGTCAACAAGCCCTTCTTATTTGTTGATGGCTTCCCTGGATGCAGCAACGGGACATTTGCAAATGTCGGGCAGGCGCTTAATGGGTAGGACCTTAAAGATAGCAAGGTACATTAGGGAGCAAATAAGTGGGATACCGGGGATTAAATGCTTTGGGGAGGATCTTTCCCAGATATCGGGGATGGCTGTTGTTGATCCTACAAAACTTTATATTTCTTTTACGGATTTGGGGCTGTCGGGCTGCCAAGCCGCCGAAATGCTGCATAAAAAGTACCATATTCAGGTTGAACTATGTGACAGGTTCTGTATTTTATGTATGCTGTCAATCGGAAGCAGTCCTGAAGATGGGGACAGGCTTATAAGTGCCCTGACTGACATTGCCTCCAAATCATTCCCTAACGGTGCTGAGAAAAGTTTACCCGGGCCGGTGAATATTCCTCCACCCAGAGTTATTCTCAATCCTGAGGAGGCGTGGTTTGCCCCGCTAAGGCAGGTACTTCTTAAGGAAGCTGTGGGCAAGGTAGCGGGAGAACTGGTAGCCCCTTATCCACCGGGAATACCGCTGCTCTGTCCGGGAGAAATGATTACTAGTGAAATAGTAGCTTTAATCTGGGAATTGAGATCCTGGGATTGCATGTTTCATGGTCCCGGCGACCCCACGCTGGATACCATAAAAGTAGTTGATTCATTTTAATTTACGCACACCGGAGGATTGGATGAAAGGCATATTCATAACTTTTGAGGGCCCTGACGGGGCAGGTAAAACTACCCAGATCAAGATGCTGGGTCTAAGCTTGGAACAGCTGAATAAGAGTGTTGTATACACCAGGGAGCCGGGCGGGACAAGCATAAGTGAAGAAATCAGAGGTTTGCTGCTTGATCCCCGGAACAAAGAAATGGTTGCCCGCACTGAAGCATTATTATATGCAGCGGCAAGGGCCCAGCATGTGGAAGAGGTTATCAGGCCGGCTATTGAGAAAGGACAGATTGTGCTGTGTGATCGGTATACTGATTCCACCATAGCTTATCAGGGATTTGGGCGCGGCATTGATATTGGTTTTTTAAATGAACTCAATGCAATGGCAGTTGCCGGGGTGGTTCCAGATCTTACCCTGATATTTGACTTGGACCCCGATATCGGCATTGGACGCATCAATGAAAAAAGGATTGTGGCAGCAGGAGAAGAAAAAGACCGTATCGAACAGGAAAATATGGAGTTTCACAGGAAAGTGAGACAGGGCTTCAGGGATCTGGCATTATCAGAACCCCAAAGGTGTAAAATAATTAATGCCGGCAGGGACCCGGAAACTATACATTCTGAGGTCGTCCGACTGGTAAAAGAGGTTTTGGGATTATGAAAATCCGCAAAATAACAAAAGATGGTACTTCCGGTTTTGCAATATCTGACAAGGATGCTAAACAGGTTGCCGGTCGGGAAAATCAATCATTTAACGAACAACTGCATAAAGTCCACAATGACATTGTGCACCAGCAGTTGGGGAATTTATTAAGTGATATCGAAAAACAGGGCAGGGTGCTGGGGGGAACTCTAAATATAAGGGACTTAAAAAAATATAAGGATCTCATTCAGAAATTCCTTGATTATGCGGTAAATAAAATGTACCAGATGCGGGAACAGCATGGATGGGACAGAAGAGGCAGGCACAAGGTTTATTCAATGGTGGAGACAGTTAATAAGGAAATGGAAAGTCTAACCCAAATGTTATTATCGGAACAGAAGGATAAAATAGCGGTACTTGCCAAGGTTGATGAGATCAGGGGCTTATTAATAGATATTTATTCATAGACAGAGGGATAATAATTATGATGATAGCTAATGTGATCGGGCATAAACAGCCAAAGATGATTTTACAGAATGCGTTGGCTGAAGGCAGGGTAGCCCATGCCTACCTTTTTCATGGCCCGGAAGGGGTTGGAAAAACCACTCTGGCAAAGGCGTTTGCCAATACCCTGTTGTGCAGGGAAGGAACAGGCGATGCCTGTGGCGAATGCAGTATCTGTATGAGGTTTGCCAAGGGCAGCTTTCCCGACTTTTTCCTGGTAGAACCTCAGGGAAATAACATTAAGATAGAACAGGTGAGGGAACTGCAGAAAACAGCCTCCTTCAAACCTTATGAGGCTTCGGGGAAGGTATATCTGATAAGCCGGGCGGAAACCATGACCCGGGATGCAGGTAACTGCCTGTTAAAAATTCTTGAGGATCCCCCGCCAGGGACAGTTTTTTTATTAACAACTGTAAATCCGTATAATTTATTGCCAACAATTGTCTCTCGCTGTCAAATGGTTGCACTTGGGAAGGTCCCGCAGCAGGAGATAGAACAATTTTTAAGAGATAACAACAGGGGTGACCCTGAAACTGCAGTACTGCTGGCCACTCTCTGTAACGGACTGCCTGGTAAGGCCTGGTCCATGGCTGAACCCGACAAAGGTCTGAGGACAAGGGAGTTGGTCTTTCAGTTGTATGAAAGGGTTAAAAAGGGGGATATCGGTGAACTTATAAAGAAAGCTGAGGAATTTGAGAAAAATAAAGAGATTATGCCTGAAGTACTGGAGCAGTTACTCTTATGGTACAGAGACCAGTTGATATGGAAAGAGACATCTGACACAAGTCTGATTATTAATATTGACAAGATTGAGGAGTTAAAAACAGATTCTGAATATAAAGACAAGAGCTATCTTATAAAGAGTATCCAGAACATTGTTGAAGCCAAAATGCAGATTAGCCGTAATGTAAATTTCAGACTTGCAATAGAAGTACTAATGCTGAGGCTTGCCGGATGTGCTTAAAAAAGGTGGCAGGAGTTAGGAGGGCCCATAATAATGATTAGAGTGGTTGGCATCAGATTTAAATCTGCAGGGAAAATATATTACTTTGACCCAGGTGACATTGATCTCAGGATTGATGAAATAGTTATCCTGGAAACGACCCGGGGGATTGAATCCGGACAGGTTGTTGTTGAGCCTAAAATGGTGGAAGAAGAAAAAATTGTAGCTCCACTTAAGAAGATTATCCGTAAAGCAAATCCGGTTGACTTAAAACAAATTGAAATTAATAAGAACAAGGAAAAAGAAGCCTATAAGGTATGTGCGAAGAAAATCGAAGAACATGGTCTGCCCATGAAACTGGTAGATGTTGAATTCACCTTTGACGCTAACAAAATAATATTTTATTTCACTGCAGATGGAAGAATTGATTTTAGGGACCTGGTTAAAGATTTAGCTGCTATTTTCCGTACCAGAATTGAACTCAGGCAAATCGGTGTTCGAGATGAAGCCAAGATGTTGGGCGGATTGGGTACCTGTGGGCGCGGCCTTTGCTGTGCTACGTTTTTGGGGGAATTTGACCCGGTATCTATCAGGATGGCCAAGGAGCAGAACCTTTCCCTGAACCCGACAAAGATATCAGGCATCTGCGGCAGGCTGATGTGCTGTCTGAAATATGAGTCAGAGGCCTATGAAACTGAAAAAGCGGCCTTTCCTCCTGAGGGGACTCCTGTGATAACACCTGTGGGAGAAGGTAAGGTGGTATCGGTCAATATCCTGAAAAAGAAACTTATGGTAGAAATCAAAGAAAGCAGGCAGCTGGTTGAATTCACACCGGATGAACTGCAGATTTGCCCAAGAGAAAAATGCAAAGACAAATGCAAAGAAAAATGTGTGGAAAAAAGAGATAAAAGACCCCAGAAAAACTCACGAAACTGTGAAAGTGAGGGAAAAGGTGAGGACCTTTGAAACAATTAAATGCCCTGTTGGCCGAATTTGAAGATAAGATGAAGGGTCTTATGCAGGAACTGCAGTCCCTTAAAACAAGAGCTTATGCTTTAGAGGATGAAAACGAGAAACTGCGCCGGGAAATAATGGATGTTTACCAGTATTATCTGAAGGATGCCGCCGATCCCAAAAACAAGCATGAACAAAGCCGGAAACACGGGTTTGAAAATCTGGTCCGCCTATATAGCGAAGGATTTCATATTTGCAATCTTCATTTCGGAGAGTTCCGTTCCGAAGGTGACTGCCTTTTCTGTATGGGGTTTCTTGACAAAAAGTAACGGGGGTTTTAGGTATGCTGTATAATGATTCTGATGCCAATTCCCGTTTTGACATTATGGAGGGAGAGCGGCTTGATGACCTGATTAGGGGAGGCCTAAAGATTATTCAGTCTCCGTCTGCCTTCTGTTTTTCCATGGATGCTGTGTTGTTGGCTAACTTTACCGCTCTGAAGAAGGGGGACAAAATTATTGATTTGGGCACGGGTACCGGAGTGATACCATTGCTTTTAGCGTCAAGGGAAGCAGCTGGGAAAATCATCGGACTCGAAATACAGGAGGATAGCTGTGACCGGGCCAGAAGAAGTGTTCGCGGCAACCGACTCGAAGGTCTCATTGATATAATTCAAGGGGATATTTGTGAAGCAGACAGGGTGCTGGGAGTTGGCCAATTTGATGTGGTAACGACCAATCCCCCTTATCTTCCGGTAGGCAGAGGCGCTCAGAATGTGACTGACGTAATCGCTATTGCGCGTCACGAAATCCGGTGCAGTCTTGATGATGTTGTCAATGCCGGCTCCAGGCTGGTCCGGTATGGAGGGCGAATGACTATGGTCCATCGGCCTGAAAGGCTTTCTGAAATTATTGTTACACTGGAAAAATACCGTTTAAGGCCTCGAAGGCTGCAGATGGTACATCCGAACCCGGGTAAAAAACCCAACATGATACTTATTGAGGCCCAATTGGGCGGTAATCCTGAGCTTATTATACAGGAGCCTTTTTTTGTTTATAATGAAGATGGCAGTTATACCAATGCCTTTTGGGATATTTATTATCCAGGTAAACCGTATTCCCGGGGAAGTGGCTGTTATGACGGTTAAATTTTATACTTATATATTGAAATGCAGCGATGGGAGACTCTACACAGGATATACCAACGACCTGGAAAAGAGAATTGCCAAGCATAATACGGGAAAAGGGGCCAAATTTACGCGGGGCCGGGGGCCTGTAGAACTTATGTTTTCCGAAGAATGCCCCTCAAAAGAACAAGCCATGACCCGAGAAGCAGAGATAAAAAAGCTGACAAGGCAGGAGAAATTAGAGATTATTAAAGGTGATCAGAAAATGACCGGAGATAATAAAAAAGGTATCCTGTACCTGTGTGCCACACCGATAGGCAATCTTGAGGACATCACATTAAGGGCCCTGAGGATACTTAAAGAGGTAAGCCTTATAGCTGCCGAAGATACCAGGCACACCAGGAAGCTGTTGAGCTATTATGATATTCATACCCCCCTTACCAGCTACCATGAGCATAATGAAAAAGGAAAGGGGCAGATTCTGATATCTGAGCTCAATGCCGGAAAAGATGTGGCTCTGGTTTCTGATGCCGGTACACCTGGAATTTCGGACCCCGGATATGAACTGGTATGTCTGGCAATAAATGAAGGGTTTACGGTAGTTCCGGTTCCGGGCCCGGCGGCGCTTGTTAGTGCAGTGGTAAGTTCGGGACTGCCAACAGACAGGTTTGTGTTTGAAGGATTTTTACCCAGGGTTAAAAAAGAGCGGAATAAGGTTTTGGAACAGATGAAGTCTGAGGAAAGGACCCTGGTTTTTTATGAGTCACCCCGCAGGATAATTAAAACACTAAAGGAAATACAAAAACTGCTGGGAGACAGGAAAGTTGCTGTAGCCAGGGAACTTACCAAAATCCATGAAGAAGTTGTGCGGGGATTGCTGTCAGATGTAGTTAGACATTTTGAGGAAAAAAGTCCTAAGGGAGAGTTTGTCATAGTCCTGGAAGGCATTAAAGGAGATGAAAAAAACCCTCAGGTTCATGAAGCTTCCGGTCTGTCTCTAATGGTAATTGATTTAGTCACCCGGGGGTGGGATAAAAAAGAAGCTATTAAGGAAGTTGCCCGTCGCACAGGCACAGGCAGAAACGCTGTATATACTGCCGTATTGGAAGCTGAAGGTAAATAAGTCGGTTAATTAAGGTAAAAAAGAGAAGAACTCCTTTAAAAGAAGTCCTTCTCTTTATTCTACAAGGTAAACTTTAAACTTTTACTGCGCATCAGCCGCATCGGCCATTGCGTGGGCACATTCTTTGCAAACATTTTTTCCGCGGAAGTGCTGCACATCATCCGCGTTTCCACAAAAGATACAAGCGGGTTCGTATTTTTTGAGAATGATTTTTTCACTGTCCACATAAATCTCAAGTGCATCTTTTTCATCAATGCCAAGAGTTCTGCGCAGCTCAATCGGAATCACGACACGTCCGAGCTCGTCAACTTTGCGAACAATTCCTGTTGATTTCATACTTATAACCTCCCAGCGACTTTCGACAAATATTTACAAGTAAATGATACCAGTGATTCCATTAAAAGTCAACCACTTTTTTAGAAAGAATTCTGCCAAATTATGCAGCCATAGTGCCGGTAGTCAAGCTTTGGCAAAAAACAATCCGCTCTAAAAAAATACGAAAGTGGGCAGATATTTAAGGGGGTACAACGAGGATATATTCGGAACCAGTGTATATATGATGCAACTCCAGGGAAAACTTGACAAAAGGCAGTTTTATAGTTATTATCTGTTTATACTCATTAAAATTGGTTTCCGAAATGTAATGAAGGGGAAGAGTAAATACGGGATTATCCGCCCAGAGAGCAGGGAGTAGGTGAAAGCCCAGCCGGAGAAACTGTATTGAACATGGCCCCAGAACAGCAGGCTGAAATTGTTAAGAAAGTAGGCTGTGCCGGATAAGCTCCGTTAACAGGCTTCAGGTATAGAAAACTCCTTCTGTTCAGATAATACATTCTGTACCTGTATAAGGCTTTGTGTTTCACAAAGTAAAAAAGGGTGGTACCACGTGGATATCCCTCGTCCCTTTCGTTATTTTCCGGGGCGTGGGTTTTTCGTTTTTGTGGACCGTTTAAAGTGTATCCAAATAAAGAGGAGTGAGATTATGGTCAGGAAAAGTTTCTACATTACCACACCGATTTACTATCCCAGTGACAAATTACATATCGGTCACGCATACACCACTGTGGCAGCTGATACCATTGCCCGGTATAAGCGGCTAAAGGGATTTGACACCCGGTTCCTGACAGGGTCTGATGAGCATGGCCAGAAAATTCAGCGTACTGCCAAAGAGAGAGGCATGGAACCCAAGGAATATGTGGACCGGATTGTGGCCGGGTTTAAAGAACT
The DNA window shown above is from Phosphitispora fastidiosa and carries:
- a CDS encoding AbrB/MazE/SpoVT family DNA-binding domain-containing protein, with the translated sequence MKSTGIVRKVDELGRVVIPIELRRTLGIDEKDALEIYVDSEKIILKKYEPACIFCGNADDVQHFRGKNVCKECAHAMADAADAQ